The following proteins are encoded in a genomic region of Pseudodesulfovibrio sp. JC047:
- a CDS encoding response regulator, with translation MNLPSILIIDAFPADRASLVNRLDASGYTLATTSNICFAQKILADTHPDIVLLDADLPGMSALEALDFLACSAPLPPVIVLSQSSTPRDIVAAIRHGAYDYVVKDHTMPDELDRILSLFFTVPVSSTPSEVDTAFSPGQPSLQAIIDAVPNQIFYKDLQGRYIGCNQAFIDYIGLPRETLIGKRIEDIQPENEAAFFTERDQKVFTHGPFQEYEKTLLIKGEKRHILMRKALFHDQNDTPAGLVGVTTDITRQLQTKKAKEKSDQRYRQVFEATGTATVIVEENTIISKANKQFATLSGRKLDEIEGKMSLIDFVAPEDQVLVLTHHATRRVATHTTPTSYEFRFVNTAGAIRYIHIQIDMLGEGSQSIASMIDITDLKQSENRLKLALGEMQVIQQNSLVGMGMFRHGTIQRINERAEDIFGVQRNDLLHTDGSHLFRSRRHYESFRRRVQIALIEEGEYLAEHQFVRPDDIMLRATIFFKAVDRDNLDQGISWTVVDITKRRYTEAVTHLLYRISNTVSTTSDLDELYHRIHAILSGHIAARNFFIGLLDAQRKHLKFTYYADEKDDFMGKVFNIHTHHKTSLSVEIIKSGKPMLISTKGPSEHNRTTCDAFHVARSDYFREKGINEEAMIGSQAQAWLGAPLKIKGEVVGVMAVQSYTNPYQFSRRDVDMLTSVSEQIALAIERKGFEQDLRLTKEQAEAANQSKSEFLANMSHEIRTPLNGVLGMLQLAQRTSLTDEQTDYIETAIASGKSLLSIINDILDFSKIEAGKLEILTEPFSLKGLIQDVVSPFKPQASDKGLDLTVHINKNVPPLVIGGKTRLKQILFNLIGNGIKFTPKGKVAITVRCLEKDTQAGTVRLLFSVKDTGIGIPNNMLDSIFEPFTQVDGSYIRQHQGTGLGLGIVKRLVHLLHGQLAIDSTHTKGTTIHLTLDMLFEPFALTSKTPHRQATKSLKEGLSFLVVEDNRINRHMATQMLGKLGHMSETASNGQEALDKLRERSFDAVFMDIQMPDMDGVQATEIIRNASPDSALNPYIPIIAMTAHAMLGDREMFLNSGMTDYIAKPIDFIEIESVLKRLFQD, from the coding sequence GTGAACTTGCCCAGCATACTCATCATCGACGCCTTCCCTGCCGATAGGGCGTCACTGGTCAATCGTCTCGACGCATCTGGCTACACGCTCGCGACAACGTCAAACATCTGTTTCGCGCAAAAAATTCTTGCCGATACCCACCCGGATATTGTGCTTCTCGACGCGGATCTGCCGGGCATGTCCGCGCTGGAAGCCCTTGATTTTCTGGCCTGCTCCGCACCATTGCCGCCGGTTATCGTGTTGTCCCAAAGCAGCACGCCTCGGGACATCGTCGCCGCCATTCGGCACGGGGCATACGACTATGTGGTCAAGGACCACACCATGCCGGACGAACTCGACCGAATCCTTTCGCTATTTTTCACTGTCCCGGTCTCTTCGACACCATCAGAAGTGGACACGGCCTTTTCTCCTGGGCAACCATCCTTGCAAGCCATTATTGACGCTGTGCCGAATCAGATTTTCTACAAAGATCTTCAAGGTCGGTATATCGGCTGTAATCAGGCGTTCATCGACTATATAGGACTGCCAAGAGAGACCCTTATCGGCAAACGGATCGAAGACATTCAGCCTGAAAACGAAGCCGCATTTTTTACAGAAAGAGATCAAAAGGTTTTTACCCATGGGCCGTTTCAGGAATACGAAAAAACCCTGCTCATCAAAGGAGAAAAGCGGCATATTCTGATGCGCAAGGCCCTGTTTCATGATCAGAATGATACCCCCGCTGGGTTGGTCGGAGTGACCACAGACATTACTCGCCAGTTACAGACAAAAAAAGCCAAGGAAAAAAGCGACCAACGATATCGACAGGTCTTCGAGGCCACCGGAACCGCCACAGTCATCGTGGAGGAAAATACGATTATCTCCAAGGCAAACAAGCAGTTTGCTACACTTTCTGGCAGGAAACTTGATGAAATTGAAGGAAAAATGTCGCTCATCGATTTTGTGGCCCCGGAAGATCAGGTATTGGTTCTGACACACCATGCCACACGCCGAGTCGCCACCCATACGACTCCCACGTCTTATGAATTCCGATTCGTCAACACGGCAGGAGCCATTCGCTACATCCATATTCAGATCGACATGTTGGGTGAAGGTTCCCAATCCATTGCCTCCATGATTGATATCACCGATTTGAAACAATCGGAAAACAGACTCAAACTTGCCTTGGGAGAAATGCAGGTCATCCAGCAAAACTCCTTGGTCGGCATGGGCATGTTTCGCCACGGAACCATCCAACGAATCAATGAACGGGCGGAAGATATCTTTGGCGTTCAACGAAACGACCTGTTGCACACGGACGGCTCACACCTCTTTCGATCCAGGCGACATTACGAAAGTTTCCGACGACGCGTGCAAATAGCCTTGATCGAAGAGGGGGAGTACCTGGCCGAACATCAATTCGTTCGCCCGGACGACATCATGTTGCGGGCCACAATATTCTTCAAGGCAGTAGACAGGGACAACCTCGACCAGGGAATCAGTTGGACCGTGGTGGACATCACCAAACGACGCTATACCGAAGCCGTGACACACCTTCTCTATCGCATTTCCAACACGGTGAGCACCACCTCTGATCTCGACGAACTGTATCACCGCATCCACGCCATTCTCAGCGGGCACATCGCGGCCAGAAATTTTTTCATCGGCTTGCTGGATGCGCAACGCAAGCACCTGAAATTCACGTACTATGCCGATGAAAAAGACGATTTCATGGGTAAAGTATTCAACATCCACACGCACCACAAAACCAGCCTGAGTGTCGAAATCATCAAAAGCGGCAAGCCCATGCTCATCAGCACCAAAGGCCCGTCCGAACACAACAGAACGACCTGTGACGCGTTTCATGTGGCCCGTTCAGACTATTTTCGCGAAAAAGGCATCAACGAAGAGGCCATGATTGGCAGCCAGGCTCAGGCATGGCTCGGTGCTCCCCTTAAAATCAAAGGGGAGGTTGTCGGTGTGATGGCTGTCCAATCATACACGAATCCGTACCAGTTCTCTCGCCGCGATGTGGACATGCTGACCTCGGTTTCCGAACAGATCGCCCTAGCCATTGAACGCAAGGGATTTGAACAGGATCTTCGGCTGACCAAAGAACAGGCAGAAGCGGCAAACCAGTCCAAAAGTGAATTTCTGGCCAATATGAGTCATGAAATCAGAACGCCTCTGAATGGGGTACTCGGCATGTTGCAACTGGCCCAGCGGACCAGCCTTACCGACGAGCAGACCGATTACATCGAAACGGCAATTGCTTCAGGGAAAAGTCTGCTTTCCATCATCAACGATATTTTGGATTTTTCAAAAATCGAAGCCGGAAAACTGGAAATACTCACTGAACCCTTTTCTCTCAAGGGACTGATTCAGGATGTTGTGTCGCCATTCAAACCGCAGGCCTCTGACAAGGGACTGGACCTGACAGTTCACATCAACAAAAATGTCCCGCCTTTGGTCATCGGAGGGAAAACCAGACTCAAACAGATTCTTTTCAATCTCATCGGAAACGGGATTAAATTTACCCCTAAGGGAAAAGTCGCTATCACCGTTCGCTGTCTTGAAAAAGACACGCAAGCCGGCACGGTTCGTCTGCTCTTCTCCGTCAAGGATACCGGCATCGGCATTCCGAACAACATGCTCGACAGCATATTTGAACCGTTCACCCAGGTCGATGGCTCATATATCCGTCAACATCAAGGAACAGGTCTCGGTCTCGGCATCGTCAAACGGCTTGTCCATCTCCTCCACGGCCAATTGGCCATCGACAGTACGCACACCAAGGGAACAACCATTCACCTGACCCTCGACATGCTTTTCGAACCATTTGCCCTCACTTCCAAAACCCCACACCGCCAGGCAACCAAATCCCTCAAGGAAGGGCTTTCCTTTCTTGTGGTGGAAGACAACCGGATCAATCGGCACATGGCAACGCAGATGCTCGGCAAGCTTGGCCACATGTCAGAGACGGCCTCCAATGGACAAGAGGCCCTGGACAAACTCAGAGAGCGTTCATTTGACGCCGTGTTCATGGACATCCAAATGCCCGATATGGATGGTGTGCAGGCCACGGAAATTATCCGAAATGCCTCCCCCGATTCCGCCCTGAACCCCTATATCCCCATCATTGCCATGACCGCCCACGCCATGCTTGGAGACCGCGAAATGTTTCTCAACAGCGGCATGACAGATTACATCGCCAAACCCATCGACTTCATCGAAATAGAATCGGTCCTCAAGCGTCTTTTTCAGGATTGA
- a CDS encoding transporter substrate-binding domain-containing protein, translated as MHRIFMMIVCLVTLLVVPVRASESVLFVADRDFAPYSMMVEGHPAGIDVDVLTEIARRADVPIKIECKPWETVVSMIKSGECVGATSLFKNPEREQFAIFMDAAPVHVSDYVIFTKVGTKFSFRTYDDLRGKILGKVAGVSLGEEFAAARADGRVEVREYPDIVASVRGLLEGEIDGFIGNMDVTYALLKPMGMTSSIVYLPKKIIEDKPSYLVLSRASELEDKDALINTFEHVLAQMREDGTYNAIAKRYLFRF; from the coding sequence ATGCACCGTATTTTCATGATGATCGTTTGTCTTGTAACCCTGCTGGTTGTTCCGGTCAGGGCTTCGGAGAGTGTATTGTTTGTGGCTGACCGGGATTTTGCCCCCTATTCGATGATGGTCGAAGGCCATCCCGCCGGTATTGATGTGGATGTGTTGACAGAAATCGCCCGTCGGGCGGACGTCCCGATCAAGATAGAATGCAAACCGTGGGAAACGGTCGTGTCCATGATCAAAAGCGGCGAGTGTGTTGGTGCGACCTCCTTGTTCAAAAATCCTGAACGCGAGCAGTTTGCCATTTTCATGGATGCGGCACCTGTTCATGTGAGTGATTATGTCATCTTCACCAAGGTGGGGACCAAATTCTCCTTTCGGACCTATGACGACCTGCGCGGCAAGATTCTCGGCAAGGTCGCCGGAGTTTCCTTGGGAGAGGAATTTGCTGCGGCTCGGGCTGATGGTCGTGTTGAAGTCAGGGAATATCCCGATATCGTCGCGTCCGTGCGAGGGCTTCTCGAAGGAGAAATCGATGGGTTCATCGGGAATATGGATGTCACCTACGCACTGTTGAAACCCATGGGGATGACCAGTTCCATCGTGTATCTGCCCAAAAAGATTATCGAGGACAAACCGTCGTATCTGGTCCTTTCCCGGGCTTCGGAGCTTGAAGACAAGGACGCTCTTATCAATACCTTTGAACACGTTTTGGCGCAGATGCGGGAAGATGGAACCTATAACGCGATTGCCAAACGGTATCTTTTCCGATTTTAA
- the folD gene encoding bifunctional methylenetetrahydrofolate dehydrogenase/methenyltetrahydrofolate cyclohydrolase FolD, whose protein sequence is MILLDGKGTAAKIRAEIQEETVGLAAKYGRKPGLAVVLVGEDPASQVYVRNKERACTDCGIESMPHRLETTTQLELEGLIQKLNRDVNVDGILVQLPLPEGLDSQKILDLIDPNKDVDGFHPVNVGKMSLGLPGFKPCTPAGVINLLKRYDLDPACKKAVVIGRSNIVGKPLAMMLSQSGPCANATVTLCHSRTQNLKEECLEADFIFAAIGRPNFVTADMVKEGAVVVDVGINRTDEGLAGDCDFEGLKDKVHAMTPVPGGVGPMTIAQLMVNTLEAFKMHVGA, encoded by the coding sequence ATGATTCTTCTGGACGGAAAGGGAACAGCGGCGAAAATTCGAGCCGAAATACAAGAGGAAACTGTCGGATTGGCAGCCAAATATGGTCGCAAACCCGGTCTGGCAGTAGTGTTGGTAGGTGAAGACCCGGCCAGCCAGGTCTATGTGCGGAACAAGGAACGAGCCTGCACCGATTGTGGCATCGAATCCATGCCGCACCGCCTTGAAACAACCACACAACTCGAACTCGAAGGACTGATCCAGAAACTGAACCGCGACGTCAACGTCGACGGCATTCTCGTTCAGCTCCCCCTGCCCGAGGGATTGGATTCCCAAAAAATCCTGGATCTCATTGATCCGAACAAGGACGTGGATGGATTCCATCCCGTGAACGTGGGCAAGATGTCCCTCGGCCTGCCGGGCTTCAAGCCCTGCACTCCCGCCGGTGTCATCAACCTGCTGAAACGCTACGATCTGGACCCGGCCTGCAAAAAAGCCGTGGTTATCGGACGCTCCAACATCGTGGGCAAACCCCTTGCCATGATGCTGTCCCAAAGCGGTCCCTGCGCCAACGCCACCGTGACCCTCTGCCATTCCCGGACACAAAATCTCAAAGAAGAATGCCTGGAAGCGGACTTCATCTTCGCAGCCATCGGACGGCCCAATTTCGTGACCGCCGATATGGTCAAGGAAGGCGCTGTCGTGGTGGATGTCGGCATCAACCGAACTGACGAAGGACTCGCCGGAGATTGCGATTTCGAAGGACTCAAAGACAAGGTTCACGCCATGACACCGGTCCCCGGCGGCGTGGGACCAATGACCATCGCACAACTGATGGTCAACACACTCGAAGCCTTCAAAATGCACGTCGGCGCATAA
- a CDS encoding HD domain-containing phosphohydrolase has product MGTKLRAARPVSYFPVPPVMMFPEALGEFSIYLWRGGDFVLYTASGQKFTIRHSQVLHKNGIKEIYIQGTDKPLYEKYIEQNLGTIIQDETLSISVRTKILYEAANVVMQNVFERKLPSALRARHFDRISAVVKNSIKFLAADNSLSSVAPFISHDYKTYTHCMQVFIYSVALFQTYEMSDHEVFEFGLGALLHDVGKAKIPKRILNKRGPLTQAEREIIKEHPVHGVSMCAHLPMTQNTINCILFHHETLDGKGYPAGIRGDNVPMPVRIITLTDIYDALTTNRPYAEAMQPYEALSLIRNEMRASVDMQIFKRFVAILSGAEII; this is encoded by the coding sequence ATGGGTACAAAATTAAGAGCCGCTCGGCCGGTATCCTACTTTCCCGTACCTCCGGTCATGATGTTTCCGGAAGCGTTGGGGGAATTTTCTATCTACCTTTGGCGGGGTGGAGACTTTGTCCTTTACACCGCCTCCGGCCAGAAATTCACCATTCGCCATAGTCAGGTTCTTCACAAGAACGGTATCAAGGAAATCTACATTCAGGGGACTGACAAACCGCTGTATGAAAAGTATATTGAGCAAAACCTGGGTACAATCATTCAGGACGAGACGCTCTCTATTTCTGTCCGTACCAAAATTCTTTACGAAGCCGCCAACGTGGTCATGCAGAACGTTTTTGAACGCAAGCTGCCAAGTGCACTTCGCGCCAGGCACTTCGACCGCATTTCCGCCGTGGTCAAAAATTCCATCAAGTTCCTCGCTGCCGACAACTCACTTTCATCTGTCGCCCCGTTCATCTCACACGACTACAAGACATACACCCATTGTATGCAGGTGTTCATCTATTCGGTCGCCCTTTTTCAAACCTACGAAATGAGCGACCACGAAGTTTTCGAATTCGGATTGGGAGCACTTCTACACGATGTTGGCAAAGCCAAAATTCCCAAACGAATTCTCAACAAACGCGGTCCTCTGACTCAGGCAGAACGCGAAATCATCAAGGAACATCCCGTTCATGGTGTTTCCATGTGCGCACATCTGCCCATGACGCAAAATACCATCAACTGCATTCTTTTTCATCACGAAACTCTCGATGGCAAAGGATACCCCGCCGGAATCAGAGGCGACAACGTTCCCATGCCCGTCCGCATTATCACGCTTACCGATATTTACGACGCCCTCACGACAAACAGACCCTACGCCGAAGCCATGCAACCCTACGAAGCACTCTCTCTCATTCGAAATGAAATGAGGGCAAGTGTCGATATGCAAATCTTCAAACGATTCGTCGCCATACTCAGCGGCGCCGAAATTATCTAA